DNA sequence from the Chryseobacterium muglaense genome:
TGTGGCATATTTGTCCACCAACTTAAACTACCATTATTTCCAACAGAAATTTCCCCAAATGTATTTCCTCCATTAAAACTACTCCAAAAACTGCTGAGTCCGCCACCACCGCCTGAACCTCCTGAGAAGTCAAAACTATTAAGCTGGCTCATTAAGTTACTGTAATTACTTCCCATACTCGTACCCGAAGTTAAATAACTGTGAAGTAAATTAATATCAGAACCTGTGAAAGTCCAACCTGTAGAAGTTTCTTCAATCCGCATTCCGTCTGGATCGTAGTAATTGATAGGATTATTCGCTACATAAGCATAAGGAGAAAAGGAAGAATAAGCTTCTGCCAGCGGATCTACAACTCCCCATCTTCCAAGATCAGGCATATAGAATCTAGCTCCATAATCATACATCCCGATTTCCTCCTGCATTTCCTTACCATTGTATTGATATTGGTAGCCTCCACCAGGATTAATACCATCTCGATGTTTTAATCCAAAAGCATAATAATCTGTCGCTTTAATAATGACCGCTGTGTTTCCTTCTCTTGCAAAACTTACCCTTACGTTACCTAAATGATCATTATAGTGGTAAATATAACGATTATTTGCAAAATCAAAATAACCTTCTGAGGTCGCGAAAAATTGTAAATTACTTAAATTAAAGGCAAGGCTGGGATCAGCTCCATACTGAAAACCATCAATATATTCAGTAGTAGCAAAAGTATCCGCCCCTATTTTTCCTGAAAAATAATGGTGTACCTTTTTAATTTTCACCCCGTCTGCACGGTAAGAATATTTCAGATTTTTGTATATGTCAAATCCGTTTCGGTTTACAAACTGATTAAACTTAATGTAGCTCGGTAAATTATAATCGTTATACTTAATTTCCAAAATTCCCTTGTCTACATGGTTGGTCATATTCCCATTTAAATCATAAGAAATGGAATTTCCTGAAGTATCGGGATATCCACTGTAGTTGTTTTTATGGTCAACAACTGAAGTCAACTTATTACCTTTATAAGAATATATCAAATTATCTATTTCCTGTAAAAATCCACTTCCTTTTTCATTCCTTTTCAGATCAGTAATATTTCCATTGACATCATAGTTCATGGTTTCATTATAATACCCGGCTTTTGGGAGAGTAGAATTGGGTTCTTGGTATAATGCAGCTGTCAATCTGTTGTAGGTATCATATTGATAACTGTATCTTTTCAAATCATTATCAACTGAGTTTTTCCATGATATTTCAGTAATATTTCCATTGTAGTTTGCCTGTGTCACAGAAGCATCTGATGTTGAAGCAAACTTCAGTTCATAGCCGAAAAGATCGGTTCCGAGATTATCGGGATTATTTACTTTTGTTACCCAGCCCCGTATATTGTAAGTGTAATCTACACTTTGTAAATTATTTCCCACTTTTTTATTGGTAACCTGTCCCAAATCATTATACGTATACTCAGAAAGAAGTTCTTCAGTATTACCGTTTACCTTATGATAATGCTGCTTCACTCTAAACTGGTCATCATATACAAACCTTTCTTTTATAATGACTTCAGAAGGGGCTGCATTGGTCTTTTTGTGATAAGTGTTGGCTTTTAATACAGCACCGGAAAAATCAAGCTGTTTTTCGGTATTGGTATACCCTCCCAAATGATTAACGCTTCTACTTCCTACAGGTCTGAGTAATCTGTCGTACCAAACATGTGACGCAGACCAGCTGTCATCATCAAGGTTTTTAATGTACGAACTGGTCGGCAAAGATTTAAGACTTCTTATACTGTTTACGCCATTACTGGAAATATTCTGTTGAGTATTGGTCATTACAAATTCCAAAATATCCGTATTAGGCGGGTAAAAATTAACAGAATGGCTGGTAACTGGATAGGAATCATAATAATTAACAGAATATGGAACAAAAGCTGCAGACGGATAGGCAGTATTAGTATAAAATATTTCCTGTCCGTTTAAAGTAAAGGATGTTGTATTTCTTATTTCGTTATTAAGACCTTTTGCATTGGCGTTACTTTGTTCTTCAAGCCTTGTCCCTCCAGTAAAACGTCCTGTATAAACTACTCTTCCAAATTTGTCGTAGCGAGAGAAAAGCCATCGGTTCGGCTGCTCAATATTGTTTTTCATGTTGGCATCCTGCGAAGCTACCATCCTGTTTTGCTGGTCATAGACCATGTATTCCCAACCTTTTCCCGGAAGTTTTTTCTCTACCTGCCTGAAACGATTGTCATAGACATACTGGTAACACAGTTCATTTAAAATCTGTGAAGTGATGACATTATTGTTGGCCGTAATCTGCTGTTCAGCTTTTGGTGAGACCACAAATGCCAATTGGTTGTAAACATTGTAGATGTAATAGGTATCCAGTTTTGATGTTCCGCTACCTTTTCTGAGTAATACCGTTTGCCCTTCAGAGTTTTTAAACTCAGTGGTCATTTTTTCGTCTTCATCGGTTACCACGCTTTTTGATAACTGATTGGGTGCATATAATGTAATACTGCTAATGGTTGTTGTAAGTGTCGCATTTGCCCAGGAAACTTCAGTATTGTATTTCTTTACCTGATCAGATTCAATATTCGTTAAATACTGTATCTTGGTGGTATGTCCCGAAGACATTGCCCATTCAGTCCCGGCATTGGCAACTTCAAATACTCTTGCCAATGGTGAAGCTTCGATCCTCTGCTCAGAAAAAGCATTGGTAACTCCATAATAATTATTAACATCAGCTTCAGTCGTATTGTGTATTCCGTAATTGGAAGTAGCAACGGGAATCGGCAGAAGGGTTTTCGACTGCCTTCCAAATTGGTCATAAATTACAGGTGCCACAATGTCTTTTCCTGAAGAAGTTGCTTTTACTTGGATTACTTCTTTAGTTCTTCCAAGACCATCAAAGTATTGTACAGTTTCTGTTTTTTTGCTTCCGTCTTCAGAAAGATAGTTTTTAGTGTAGATGTAATTTTCGCTGCTTGGTAGTGACTGCGCCCATATGCAATGAGCAGCAAATAACAGAAAGGGTATAATAAGTTTTTTCATGATTGTGTTTAGTTTTTGTAATTGTATAAATGCTCTTTTACGGTGTTTCCATCAACGTCTACTACTTTCAACAACCTATTGAAAGAGTCATACTTGTAGAGTTCCATTATTCCGTTAGGCGGTATATTTGTTGTAATTCCTACCAAAGGGTTATACGTATAACAGGTAATCATGAAATTTTGAAGGACCGAATCATTCTTAAACATATTTAAAGCAGCAATCAGCGCCTGTTCCTTTGCCTCTTCCTGAGCCGGAGTCGCATTGGCATCTTCATTGGATGCATTGACGATCGCAGTAATCAGGTTTGAAGGGATATCCGAGAGTTGAGCTCCTTCAATTTTTGCAATAGGATAGGTGCTATTGTATCCATAAATAATAGTAGTAGGCACTCCCAATCCAGTTGCTTCATCTATAATAGTTGTAAATTGCACAAGATTACCTCTATTATCATAGTTGTCATATCTAACAGAGGATAGTACGCTATTATCTGAAGAATTAGTTACTTTTATAGAGGTAGGATAAAAGCTATTATTAGCAAACTTTGTATCTGTTATTGAAATAATATCCCCATTTCTCTTTTCCGTAACGTTTACAACAAATCCTTTCATATTTGAATTCCATAAATGTTGGTACTCATTGGTAACTCCACTTATGACATGAGCAATTGGATATGACAGTGTTTTTTCACTGATTTGTCCATCTGCTGACGTACTTGTAATTTTTGATAATTTAAATCCGCCTCTTAGACTATTAAATTCTTGTTCAGTTTTGTTTGTTAAAGTTTGTGAACCATTATGAATCTTATCAAAAACAGTCATTCGTCTAACAATACCAGGACGTACATATCCAATACTAGACTTAATTGATGCTGTTCCCGGTTGATCTTGTAACTCATATTCATACTCTGTACTTTGAACTTTTTGGTTATCAGAATTAAATACTTCCTTTTTAGTAATTAATCCTCCTTTTGTAATATTATAGTAATGCTTTAAATCAAAATTTTCACCTTGTACCACATACTGTGTTTCAGGGTAATCTGCAGGTGTTTTTAGATAATGTTTAATGTATCCTCCCATAATTTCATCTGTCACCATGATATTTTTGTAGACCACGTATACCGAAGTTCCCAAATCATTATTATAACTTTCATTTTGTATTTCATAACCACTTGAATTTCCGCTACCGTCAAAATCTAAATATTTGTAGCTAAAAGCTTTTACAGGTGATGTATCTGAAATCGATTCATAGGTATTAATTTCTTTAATTCTTAACCCTGAAAAATAACCTATATTCTTATAAGGCGGAGGAAGTGTAACCACCTCTGAAGTATGAAAATTTCCCTTTATAGTCCCTGGACTGATTATTTGAACAGAGTAAGTTCCCGGATATATTTCAAAGTATCCTTGGGAAGTATACTCATAAGCAGAAGCACTAACTCCGCAGATGACAACAGCTACAGCTCCATTGTTAATTTTAAAGTGTGCATCCAAACTAGGCGTTACTGGGGTTGAACCATCACCAGGGTCAGTTTCCCATCCACCACCACCGATTGGAGGTAGAATACGCCCAGGTTCCGCAGAAAAAGCAAAATATATTTTCTTTTTCTTACTGGGATCACCACTTACAGTGAATGTGAATGTATTATTCTGGCTTGTATAATAACTAGAAGAACTTAATGGTTGTATTTCTTGGGTATAAGGATCTACAAAATCTTTTAATGATGCTAGATATAGGGGACTATTCTTATTATAAAAAAACTCATTAGGTTCAAAATTATATTCTGTGACTCCCCCTGTTGGCATAATA
Encoded proteins:
- a CDS encoding DUF6443 domain-containing protein, which codes for MKKLIIPFLLFAAHCIWAQSLPSSENYIYTKNYLSEDGSKKTETVQYFDGLGRTKEVIQVKATSSGKDIVAPVIYDQFGRQSKTLLPIPVATSNYGIHNTTEADVNNYYGVTNAFSEQRIEASPLARVFEVANAGTEWAMSSGHTTKIQYLTNIESDQVKKYNTEVSWANATLTTTISSITLYAPNQLSKSVVTDEDEKMTTEFKNSEGQTVLLRKGSGTSKLDTYYIYNVYNQLAFVVSPKAEQQITANNNVITSQILNELCYQYVYDNRFRQVEKKLPGKGWEYMVYDQQNRMVASQDANMKNNIEQPNRWLFSRYDKFGRVVYTGRFTGGTRLEEQSNANAKGLNNEIRNTTSFTLNGQEIFYTNTAYPSAAFVPYSVNYYDSYPVTSHSVNFYPPNTDILEFVMTNTQQNISSNGVNSIRSLKSLPTSSYIKNLDDDSWSASHVWYDRLLRPVGSRSVNHLGGYTNTEKQLDFSGAVLKANTYHKKTNAAPSEVIIKERFVYDDQFRVKQHYHKVNGNTEELLSEYTYNDLGQVTNKKVGNNLQSVDYTYNIRGWVTKVNNPDNLGTDLFGYELKFASTSDASVTQANYNGNITEISWKNSVDNDLKRYSYQYDTYNRLTAALYQEPNSTLPKAGYYNETMNYDVNGNITDLKRNEKGSGFLQEIDNLIYSYKGNKLTSVVDHKNNYSGYPDTSGNSISYDLNGNMTNHVDKGILEIKYNDYNLPSYIKFNQFVNRNGFDIYKNLKYSYRADGVKIKKVHHYFSGKIGADTFATTEYIDGFQYGADPSLAFNLSNLQFFATSEGYFDFANNRYIYHYNDHLGNVRVSFAREGNTAVIIKATDYYAFGLKHRDGINPGGGYQYQYNGKEMQEEIGMYDYGARFYMPDLGRWGVVDPLAEAYSSFSPYAYVANNPINYYDPDGMRIEETSTGWTFTGSDINLLHSYLTSGTSMGSNYSNLMSQLNSFDFSGGSGGGGGLSSFWSSFNGGNTFGEISVGNNGSLSWWTNMPQTGIAGDIQGLTNHRSNLRSDDGGGVGQPGEWESLIPIWGSGRAAVDHFQNGNYWRGAGYTALAISDIFMVKSITTGLGRGAWKLGSHSWSATRKWMMKKGYAGAGEPLHHWAITQATAKKYGIEAIANQPWNLTKFSNQVSHMRWAHGTAYPSVGLGSIPGWQLFYPVSSTPTWFKAGAFSTVGHGVQFGSN